Proteins encoded in a region of the Gammaproteobacteria bacterium genome:
- a CDS encoding penicillin acylase family protein, whose protein sequence is MIRQASIQTFLLVVACSMLSNQAISQSNQILQVEGLDQPVEILKDRWGISHIYAQTEHDLFFAQGYNAARDRLFQFEIWRAQATGTTAEILGPRAIDRDHGTRLFKFRGDLGQELSHYHPNGVDIINAFVHGVNAYIDQAMLNPDDLPLPFKILGIEPQHWTEEVVISRHQGLLGNIALELRTGRAVCLLGPEKVTELNYFHPHQPDLNLDTDIDCESLLENDILYLYNAYRDSLRFEPQDVVATFRNNQSSFEQLALTLDQEDRELNKRSIDDIGSNNWVVSGELTQDGWPMMINDPHRVQAVPSLRYWSHLVGPGWNVIGGGEPEIPGISIGHNEHGAWGLTVFNTDGEDLYVYKTNPDNPDQYEYRGRWEDMRIIEEVINVKGSAPVTVELRYTRHGPVTFQDQEKNLAYAVRPAWMEPGGAPYLASLRMNQATNWEEFREASNYSNIPGENMIWADREGNIGWQAVGIAPIRRNFSGMVPVSGDGRFEWDGYLPIKAKPHEYNPSRGFVETSNSNYTPPDYPYLDAIGFTWTDPYRWARGSEVLGSGRKFNMMDMIQLQHDYLSIPARTLVPMLKDLQAQEAAVERARQRLLNWNYVLDKNSVEAGIYVAFERRLLDNIELLKIPETASEYVTIGMKRMIDFLLAPDGDFGNDPIAGRDAFLLQALEQGIEDLRNKLGANESNWVYGQADYKHALIRHPLSSAVDARTRERLDVGPAPRGGNGFTLGSTGGGDNQTSGASFRIFVDTRDWDNTLGMNTPGQVGDPDHPLYANLFELWANDKVFPAFYSREKIETVLFETLELRP, encoded by the coding sequence ATGATTCGCCAAGCCAGCATTCAGACATTCCTTTTAGTCGTTGCCTGCTCAATGTTGAGTAACCAGGCTATTTCCCAGTCAAACCAGATTTTGCAGGTGGAAGGGCTCGATCAGCCGGTGGAAATTCTCAAGGACAGGTGGGGTATCTCCCATATCTACGCGCAAACCGAGCACGATCTGTTCTTTGCTCAGGGCTATAACGCCGCCAGAGACCGATTATTTCAGTTTGAAATCTGGCGCGCCCAGGCTACGGGTACCACGGCTGAAATTCTGGGACCCCGGGCCATAGATAGGGACCACGGTACCCGCCTGTTCAAATTCAGGGGAGATCTGGGCCAGGAGCTGAGCCACTATCACCCCAACGGCGTGGACATAATCAATGCCTTCGTGCATGGGGTGAATGCTTATATTGACCAGGCGATGCTGAACCCCGACGACCTGCCCCTGCCATTCAAGATACTTGGAATTGAACCACAGCACTGGACCGAAGAAGTTGTAATCTCGCGCCACCAGGGACTGTTGGGGAACATCGCTCTTGAATTGAGAACCGGCCGTGCCGTCTGTCTGTTGGGGCCGGAAAAAGTCACCGAACTCAATTACTTCCATCCTCATCAACCAGACTTAAACCTTGATACCGACATCGATTGTGAGTCGCTGCTGGAGAACGACATTCTCTATCTCTATAACGCTTATCGTGACTCCCTGCGTTTTGAGCCACAGGATGTTGTTGCCACGTTCAGAAACAATCAGAGCAGCTTTGAGCAACTGGCATTAACGCTTGACCAGGAGGACCGGGAATTAAACAAGCGTTCCATCGATGACATCGGTAGCAACAACTGGGTGGTTAGCGGTGAGTTGACCCAGGATGGGTGGCCAATGATGATCAACGATCCTCATCGTGTTCAGGCAGTTCCTTCCTTGCGTTACTGGTCGCATCTGGTGGGCCCGGGGTGGAACGTAATCGGTGGTGGTGAGCCGGAAATTCCCGGTATATCCATTGGCCACAATGAACACGGAGCCTGGGGCCTGACGGTGTTCAATACCGATGGTGAGGACCTGTACGTCTATAAAACCAACCCGGATAATCCCGATCAGTATGAATACAGGGGCCGCTGGGAAGACATGCGGATTATCGAGGAAGTCATCAACGTAAAAGGTAGTGCTCCGGTTACGGTTGAACTGCGTTACACCCGGCACGGTCCTGTTACTTTTCAGGATCAGGAAAAGAACCTGGCCTACGCTGTGCGGCCCGCCTGGATGGAACCGGGAGGGGCTCCTTACCTGGCCTCTCTGCGCATGAACCAGGCCACCAACTGGGAGGAGTTTCGCGAGGCGTCCAACTACAGCAATATACCCGGCGAGAACATGATCTGGGCAGACCGCGAGGGGAACATCGGCTGGCAGGCGGTAGGTATAGCGCCCATACGACGCAACTTTTCCGGTATGGTTCCGGTATCCGGCGACGGTCGATTCGAGTGGGATGGTTACCTGCCAATCAAAGCGAAGCCACATGAATACAACCCATCCCGTGGCTTTGTCGAAACCTCCAACAGTAATTACACGCCACCGGATTATCCTTATCTGGACGCTATCGGTTTCACCTGGACTGATCCCTACCGTTGGGCTCGGGGCAGCGAAGTTCTTGGCTCGGGACGAAAGTTCAACATGATGGACATGATTCAGCTACAGCATGACTACCTGTCGATTCCTGCCCGGACCCTGGTGCCTATGCTTAAGGACCTGCAGGCTCAGGAGGCCGCAGTAGAACGAGCCCGTCAGCGCCTGCTGAACTGGAATTACGTGCTGGATAAAAACTCTGTGGAGGCAGGCATTTATGTCGCCTTCGAAAGGCGCCTGCTGGACAATATCGAGTTATTGAAGATACCGGAAACTGCCAGTGAATACGTAACCATCGGTATGAAGCGAATGATCGACTTCCTGCTGGCGCCTGACGGTGATTTCGGTAACGACCCGATTGCCGGCCGGGATGCCTTCCTATTGCAGGCCCTGGAACAGGGGATTGAAGACTTACGGAATAAACTGGGCGCTAACGAGTCCAACTGGGTCTATGGTCAGGCTGACTACAAACATGCCCTGATCAGGCATCCACTTTCCAGCGCTGTCGATGCCCGGACTCGTGAGCGGCTGGACGTGGGTCCTGCACCCAGGGGCGGAAATGGTTTTACCCTTGGTAGTACAGGAGGTGGCGATAATCAGACTTCTGGTGCTTCTTTCAGAATTTTCGTGGACACCAGGGACTGGGACAATACCCTCGGGATGAATACGCCGGGACAGGTGGGAGACCCCGATCATCCTCTTTACGCTAATCTGTTTGAACTCTGGGCTAACGACAAGGTATTTCCTGCATTCTACAGTCGGGAAAAAATCGAAACGGTGTTGTTCGAAACCCTGGAGTTGAGACCCTGA
- a CDS encoding LEA type 2 family protein yields MRFAIDLRVTNPGPVSFPVDGLSWELQLEGSQILTGVTNNVPRLEPYTEVPLTLEASTNLAGMVELFTRLMNRQNDRFDYQLRTRLGLSGFRLPITHTDTGSIELTRLQDRLTR; encoded by the coding sequence ATGCGATTCGCTATCGACCTGCGTGTTACAAACCCCGGACCTGTTTCTTTTCCGGTAGATGGATTATCGTGGGAGCTGCAACTGGAAGGCAGCCAGATTCTGACCGGTGTAACTAATAACGTCCCGCGGCTGGAACCCTATACCGAAGTGCCACTCACCCTGGAGGCAAGCACCAATCTGGCCGGTATGGTGGAATTATTCACCCGTCTTATGAATCGCCAGAACGATCGGTTTGATTACCAGCTACGCACGCGGCTTGGCCTGTCAGGATTTCGCCTTCCGATTACCCATACCGATACCGGATCTATAGAACTGACCCGGTTGCAGGACCGACTTACACGGTAA
- a CDS encoding tetratricopeptide repeat protein — protein sequence MQRASELYERIQTIEPRHVMSLNNQAMIAKALGRLDLSIQMLKEAFLKEPENFEVLANLGRVSLQSNQIAQAEQYLQEALIIRPGDINLGTSLGKVLLMQGKYDEAKKMLQTFQDHEPQNFDVLFTLGLIAEKKNDDGQAHYYFVRAGRIKPDDDRVVEKLGTSPLDVY from the coding sequence TTGCAGCGTGCATCAGAATTGTACGAAAGAATCCAGACTATCGAGCCTCGCCACGTCATGTCGCTGAACAACCAGGCTATGATCGCCAAAGCCCTCGGTAGATTGGATTTATCGATCCAGATGCTAAAGGAAGCTTTTCTCAAAGAGCCCGAGAATTTCGAAGTACTGGCCAACCTGGGCCGGGTATCCCTGCAGAGCAACCAGATTGCCCAGGCCGAGCAATACCTGCAAGAAGCTCTGATTATCAGGCCAGGAGACATTAACCTGGGTACTAGCCTTGGGAAGGTATTACTCATGCAGGGTAAGTACGACGAAGCGAAAAAAATGTTGCAGACGTTCCAGGACCATGAGCCGCAAAACTTCGATGTTCTTTTCACGTTGGGGTTGATTGCCGAAAAAAAGAATGACGACGGCCAGGCACATTATTATTTTGTACGGGCCGGTAGAATAAAGCCCGACGATGATCGGGTAGTAGAAAAACTGGGAACCTCACCCCTGGATGTATACTAA
- a CDS encoding class I SAM-dependent methyltransferase, protein MDKVKETVATFDKYASQYQQKYDSYEPYLSTYETFSQLIGKDHVRVLDVACGPGNFASFLLKKHPGLKLTGVDLSPAMIKLATQRIPDAEFNIMDCRDIISLGATYDVIVFGFCFPYLSPDEVTELIENSAQMLSSGGLLYLSTMEGDHTRSGFQSGASGDRVYSYYHRQGFLTGLLESNGFDIVHTEKKPFTRDDGSAETDLFIYARAAHRPEMQKV, encoded by the coding sequence ATGGATAAAGTCAAAGAAACCGTTGCCACCTTCGATAAATATGCGTCGCAGTACCAGCAAAAGTACGATAGCTACGAACCCTATCTTTCAACCTACGAAACCTTCTCTCAATTGATTGGAAAGGACCATGTGCGGGTACTGGATGTTGCCTGCGGCCCGGGAAACTTTGCCAGTTTTTTATTGAAGAAACACCCGGGGCTGAAACTCACCGGCGTAGATCTGTCTCCGGCTATGATCAAACTGGCAACACAGAGAATACCCGACGCTGAATTCAATATCATGGATTGCCGGGACATTATCTCTCTCGGGGCAACCTACGACGTAATTGTGTTCGGGTTCTGCTTTCCATACCTGTCCCCCGACGAGGTTACCGAGCTGATTGAAAACTCGGCACAGATGTTGAGCAGTGGTGGACTTCTTTACCTCAGCACCATGGAGGGTGATCACACCAGATCGGGATTTCAGTCCGGGGCAAGTGGCGATCGCGTCTATTCCTATTATCATCGACAGGGGTTTTTAACCGGGCTACTGGAGAGCAATGGATTTGACATTGTCCACACAGAAAAAAAGCCTTTCACACGGGATGACGGCTCGGCAGAAACTGATCTGTTTATTTATGCACGGGCGGCACACCGTCCAGAAATGCAGAAGGTTTGA
- a CDS encoding ACT domain-containing protein, whose product MSAISDIDILLRSLSPTLSVTDYVFCSVPGDSGDWLRFDPLATCKEPEGLSLVISKEAAERAGIQYDGVFRLISLGVHSSLEAVGLTAAVASKLASGGISANVIAACYHDHVLVPAHQADAALIALKQLSTD is encoded by the coding sequence ATGTCTGCTATTTCCGATATCGATATACTTCTTCGATCCCTTTCGCCCACGCTCAGTGTTACTGACTATGTTTTTTGCAGCGTTCCGGGTGATTCTGGAGACTGGCTACGATTTGATCCATTGGCCACATGCAAAGAGCCGGAAGGTCTTTCACTGGTAATCTCAAAGGAGGCCGCGGAGCGGGCAGGAATTCAATATGATGGCGTTTTCAGATTAATCTCGCTGGGGGTTCATTCCAGTCTGGAGGCCGTCGGGTTAACCGCAGCAGTAGCCAGCAAGCTGGCATCCGGAGGAATCAGTGCCAACGTGATAGCCGCCTGTTACCATGATCATGTTCTGGTACCGGCACACCAGGCCGACGCTGCCTTGATTGCTCTCAAGCAACTGAGCACAGATTGA
- a CDS encoding LysE family translocator — MSSIAFTGPGGYITWLRAWPCKDLFYPRQGLALPSGSAYICRLGYRTWICSITIKASRDNWTRSDKRSEGYPNSVIFRDFVMIAPESALVFFSAAVALALVPGPDNIFVLTQSALHGKKRGLLVTLGLCTGLLVHTSAVALGVAAIFATSALAFNTLKILGALYLLYLAWQAFRAGAVGLVGQDFNPTSPWKLYARGVIMNVTNPKVAVFFLAFLPQFADPTIGSVTLQILAFGGLFIIATVLVFGSVSWAGGVLAEQLNRSANAQRLMNRLAGFIFIALGLRLLASSQ; from the coding sequence TTGTCATCTATCGCATTCACAGGACCCGGTGGGTACATAACATGGCTCCGAGCGTGGCCATGTAAAGACTTGTTCTATCCGCGCCAAGGCCTTGCACTGCCATCCGGCAGTGCTTATATTTGCCGGCTGGGATATCGAACATGGATCTGCTCCATAACGATCAAAGCCAGCAGGGATAACTGGACCCGATCGGATAAGAGAAGTGAGGGCTATCCAAATTCAGTAATCTTTCGAGATTTTGTTATGATCGCGCCTGAATCGGCGCTGGTGTTTTTTTCAGCGGCAGTAGCCCTGGCGCTGGTTCCCGGCCCGGATAATATTTTTGTTCTGACTCAGTCTGCTCTTCATGGAAAAAAGCGGGGATTACTCGTTACTCTGGGCTTATGCACCGGACTGCTGGTACACACCAGTGCCGTTGCGCTTGGCGTGGCGGCAATTTTTGCAACCTCTGCGCTGGCTTTCAACACGTTGAAGATCCTTGGCGCGCTTTATCTGCTGTATCTGGCCTGGCAGGCTTTTCGCGCCGGGGCCGTGGGGTTGGTCGGGCAAGACTTTAATCCAACCAGCCCGTGGAAACTTTACGCCCGGGGAGTGATTATGAATGTCACCAATCCCAAGGTGGCGGTATTTTTCCTTGCCTTCCTGCCGCAGTTTGCGGATCCCACTATTGGATCGGTGACTCTTCAGATACTGGCTTTCGGTGGTCTCTTTATTATAGCTACAGTATTGGTATTCGGTAGCGTTAGCTGGGCTGGCGGAGTTTTAGCGGAGCAACTGAACAGATCGGCGAATGCTCAGCGGCTTATGAATCGGCTCGCAGGCTTTATTTTTATAGCTTTGGGGCTCAGGCTTCTGGCCAGTAGTCAATAA
- a CDS encoding helix-turn-helix transcriptional regulator has translation MNDYRLAKRNIDVSVGESVKILRELQELSQNELAQVSGIPQSTISAIENNRVPLGVERAKVLARALHCHPAVLVFPGWDIDHESAA, from the coding sequence ATGAACGACTACAGATTAGCCAAACGGAATATCGATGTATCGGTCGGAGAATCCGTCAAGATCTTACGAGAACTACAGGAATTAAGTCAGAACGAACTGGCTCAGGTTTCTGGTATTCCCCAATCAACTATTTCAGCAATAGAGAATAACAGAGTGCCACTTGGCGTTGAGCGCGCTAAAGTCTTGGCGAGGGCCTTGCATTGCCACCCTGCAGTGCTTGTATTCCCAGGCTGGGATATCGATCATGAATCTGCTGCATAA
- a CDS encoding type II toxin-antitoxin system mRNA interferase toxin, RelE/StbE family, whose translation MWVVYEHKRVSKILASAPIDVAKRYEKWKDIVSISGPIGLRSVKGFHDESLSGKWNGYRSSRLNIQYRVIYKIEKDKVLVQVENVTPHDYRRK comes from the coding sequence ATGTGGGTGGTATACGAACATAAACGAGTATCGAAGATCCTCGCTTCAGCACCAATAGACGTGGCAAAGCGATATGAAAAGTGGAAAGATATTGTCTCGATATCAGGGCCTATTGGTCTTAGATCGGTTAAAGGCTTTCACGATGAGTCTCTATCTGGAAAATGGAATGGCTATCGATCTTCAAGACTGAATATTCAGTACCGCGTCATCTATAAGATCGAAAAAGACAAAGTGCTCGTCCAAGTAGAAAACGTTACTCCGCATGACTACCGGAGAAAGTGA
- a CDS encoding type II toxin-antitoxin system HicA family toxin — protein sequence MKRRDLIRHLESHGCELLREGGRHSWWHNPTQNRRSAIPRHREVNDHLAAKICADLGVAKV from the coding sequence ATGAAGAGGCGCGACCTGATTCGACATCTCGAATCTCATGGTTGCGAACTACTTCGGGAAGGCGGCCGTCATTCTTGGTGGCACAATCCCACCCAGAATAGACGCTCTGCTATCCCCAGACATCGCGAAGTTAACGACCATCTCGCAGCTAAGATATGCGCTGATCTTGGGGTGGCTAAAGTTTGA
- a CDS encoding type II toxin-antitoxin system HicB family antitoxin yields the protein MDNQYTAIVKQDGDWWIGWVEEVPGVNCQELTKESLLETLSITLKEALEINRDDAILAAGEGFEELKIAL from the coding sequence ATGGATAATCAATATACAGCAATAGTGAAGCAAGACGGGGATTGGTGGATTGGCTGGGTTGAAGAGGTTCCGGGCGTTAACTGCCAAGAATTAACCAAAGAATCCCTTCTCGAAACGCTCTCTATCACCCTCAAAGAAGCCTTGGAGATCAATCGAGACGACGCCATTTTGGCGGCCGGCGAAGGTTTCGAGGAACTCAAAATAGCGCTATGA
- a CDS encoding IS110 family transposase, translating to MNITTIGIDLAKNSFSVVGMNEQGKVVLRKSLSRNKLLPFIVQCPPCFIGMEACSGAHYWGREFIKLGHRVGLIAAKFVEPYRKGSKNDNNDAEAICEAVLRPNIWFVPIKTPDQQAVLCIHRVRQGLVRDRTSMINQLRGLLSEFGIVMPKGRYPAQQAIVGILEDAENSLPMTARRVIANLWQRIKQASDQIQDYDRELALLVKEHPIARLIMTIPGIGEQTASGVVASVPNPKMFKNSRQFAAWLGLVPRQYTTGGKIKLGRITKKGDQYLRTCLVHGARAVVANLRDKQDRVSCWLRDLIARRGYLRAVVALAARNARLIWTLMMKQESYRTMPV from the coding sequence ATGAATATTACAACCATCGGTATAGACTTGGCTAAAAATTCTTTCAGTGTCGTCGGCATGAACGAGCAGGGTAAGGTTGTTCTACGCAAGTCGTTATCGCGAAACAAGCTATTGCCTTTCATCGTTCAGTGCCCACCCTGTTTCATTGGCATGGAGGCCTGCTCAGGCGCACATTACTGGGGCCGCGAGTTCATTAAGCTCGGGCACCGAGTAGGCCTTATTGCGGCCAAGTTTGTTGAACCATACCGCAAGGGCAGTAAGAATGACAATAACGATGCCGAGGCCATTTGTGAAGCAGTATTACGGCCCAATATCTGGTTTGTCCCAATCAAGACGCCGGATCAACAGGCGGTGTTGTGTATACATCGAGTACGCCAGGGCTTGGTACGTGACAGAACTAGCATGATCAACCAACTTCGAGGCCTGCTGAGTGAGTTTGGCATTGTGATGCCCAAAGGCCGTTATCCGGCTCAGCAGGCGATAGTGGGCATATTGGAAGATGCTGAGAATAGCTTGCCGATGACTGCGAGGCGGGTTATTGCCAATCTATGGCAGCGTATCAAACAGGCCAGTGATCAGATTCAAGACTATGATCGAGAACTTGCATTGCTGGTGAAAGAACACCCAATTGCCAGGCTAATAATGACAATCCCTGGCATAGGAGAACAGACGGCTAGCGGCGTAGTGGCCAGCGTACCCAACCCAAAGATGTTCAAGAATAGTCGGCAGTTTGCAGCGTGGTTAGGACTGGTTCCCAGGCAATACACGACAGGGGGTAAGATCAAACTGGGCCGTATTACGAAGAAAGGGGACCAATATTTGCGCACTTGTCTGGTACACGGTGCTAGAGCAGTGGTGGCCAATTTGAGAGATAAACAAGACAGGGTCAGCTGCTGGCTGAGGGACCTGATTGCTCGCCGAGGCTACTTGCGGGCAGTGGTCGCGTTGGCGGCCAGAAATGCGAGGTTAATATGGACCTTGATGATGAAGCAGGAAAGCTATCGAACGATGCCTGTGTGA
- a CDS encoding alpha/beta hydrolase-fold protein, which produces MKPSALFGILAFVPSVLFAEGTISSGIIESSALGVSKSFNIYLPTGYSSGDLRYPVIYLVHGWGVNEDTWSSPGLEVQKVADEMNLQAIIVMPDGDRGVYVNSATPANFDECMNEASPTRNAREPRQEFCVRTSNYESYMVEEIVPYIDGTYRTISTRQARSITGESAGGLAAFHLALRHKDLFSSVAAHSGGVSMLYLPREDAMLTNIEHRPGFEEWEAVFGLNIEGWRQYDPYSLLDSLQPNELAIYFDSGTEDEFGFYQMALHFERRLKELGLEHTFVSVPGGKHDVSFFGSRIPFSLEFHVGQFEKAGVYPEP; this is translated from the coding sequence ATGAAGCCATCAGCACTCTTCGGCATACTTGCTTTTGTGCCTTCGGTGCTTTTCGCTGAAGGAACTATTTCGAGCGGAATTATCGAATCTTCCGCGCTTGGAGTATCAAAGAGTTTTAATATATATCTACCGACTGGGTATTCGAGTGGCGATCTAAGATATCCAGTGATTTATCTCGTGCACGGTTGGGGCGTCAATGAAGATACTTGGTCATCACCTGGCCTCGAGGTGCAAAAGGTTGCTGACGAAATGAATCTTCAGGCCATTATTGTTATGCCAGACGGAGATAGAGGGGTTTATGTAAATTCTGCTACTCCTGCTAATTTTGATGAGTGCATGAATGAAGCCTCTCCTACCCGCAATGCGCGTGAACCCCGACAAGAATTTTGCGTTCGTACATCAAATTACGAAAGTTATATGGTCGAGGAAATAGTTCCTTACATCGACGGCACCTACCGTACTATTTCAACCAGGCAAGCCCGCAGCATCACGGGAGAGTCTGCTGGAGGGCTTGCTGCGTTTCACCTCGCTTTGAGGCACAAAGATCTATTCTCTTCTGTTGCTGCCCATTCCGGCGGTGTGTCCATGCTTTACTTGCCCCGCGAGGACGCGATGCTCACGAATATCGAGCATCGTCCGGGCTTCGAGGAATGGGAAGCCGTGTTTGGCTTAAATATCGAGGGTTGGAGGCAGTATGACCCTTACTCACTGTTGGATTCTCTTCAGCCCAATGAGTTAGCGATCTACTTTGATAGCGGTACGGAGGATGAGTTTGGCTTTTACCAGATGGCACTTCATTTCGAGCGGCGGCTGAAAGAACTGGGCTTAGAACACACGTTTGTCTCGGTGCCGGGCGGGAAGCATGATGTATCATTTTTTGGAAGCAGGATACCTTTCAGTCTTGAGTTCCATGTCGGGCAGTTCGAGAAGGCAGGAGTATACCCGGAGCCATGA
- a CDS encoding HigA family addiction module antitoxin — protein sequence MTINNTGMKRKPTHPGEMLREDFMPDYELSVSGLAEALGVSRQSINELLRERRAVSPEMAIRLGRLFGNSAEFWLNAQRALDLWEANHALKSEVARIRPLNAA from the coding sequence ATGACGATTAACAATACAGGAATGAAACGAAAGCCCACTCATCCGGGGGAAATGCTGCGGGAGGATTTTATGCCAGATTACGAGCTAAGTGTCTCGGGCCTGGCTGAAGCGTTGGGTGTATCGCGGCAGTCAATCAATGAACTATTGCGTGAGCGCCGTGCGGTAAGCCCGGAGATGGCTATACGTCTTGGCCGTCTATTTGGTAACTCTGCTGAGTTCTGGCTCAATGCTCAGCGCGCTTTAGATTTGTGGGAAGCCAACCATGCGCTCAAATCTGAAGTTGCCCGAATTCGACCGCTAAATGCTGCATAA
- a CDS encoding type II toxin-antitoxin system RelE/ParE family toxin — protein MIKTFADKHTKSLYESGKSRKFPPDIHARASRKLEYVNLATSLDDLKVPQGNKLHRLTDDRERQHAIAINDQWRICFRFEDGDAFDVEVCDYH, from the coding sequence ATGATTAAGACTTTCGCAGACAAGCACACCAAGTCTCTATACGAATCAGGAAAGTCGAGGAAATTTCCACCAGACATCCATGCTCGTGCTTCGCGCAAACTGGAATACGTCAATCTTGCCACAAGCCTTGATGACCTGAAGGTGCCGCAGGGTAATAAACTGCATAGACTGACCGATGATCGTGAAAGGCAGCATGCTATAGCGATTAATGACCAGTGGAGAATCTGTTTCCGATTTGAAGATGGTGATGCTTTCGATGTTGAAGTCTGCGATTACCATTAG
- a CDS encoding IS1182 family transposase, with amino-acid sequence MPNFKHYDYNQSSMVVINYEDQLQPGTFEHTIHHLIDNKLDLSVFHPNYRNDDNGRPAYDPAILLKIILFAYSKGITSSREIQWCCETNILFKALSCDSVPHFTTIAHFVSTHTDEIEALFEQILLVCHQQGLLGNELFAIDGCKMPSNAAKEWSGTFKELEEKRDKIRRRIRHQLTEHRRLDKQDPDNQARVERSKQTLETLDKACDRIDRFLKQAAPRMGQGRRRKEVKSNITDNESAKMTTSKGTIQGYNGVATVDGKHQVIVDAQAFGEGQEHHTLQPVIEAVRGRLKKLKINRNLSKTGTVITADTGFANEANMKYLKDNGLNAYIPDNQFRSRDPRFADHKNKYGKKPAVTGKPWGGDKKKAVIPGSEFTFDAKALVCICPQGETLSYNGTRTNAQGDKVAYFEGRLLQCRHCPRKKACMHNPESADHRKGHGRQVSFVLKQAGKRESSTPYTDWMKARVDSEQGKEIYGHRMSVVEPVFGNIGTNKGLNRISLRGKRKAQGQWRLYCMVHNIEKLMNYGKLAASP; translated from the coding sequence TTGCCTAACTTCAAACATTACGATTACAACCAGTCTTCTATGGTTGTCATCAACTACGAAGACCAGCTCCAGCCCGGTACTTTCGAGCACACCATCCACCACCTGATCGATAACAAGCTGGACCTGTCCGTTTTTCATCCCAACTACCGCAATGATGACAATGGCCGCCCGGCCTACGACCCGGCGATTCTGCTGAAGATCATCCTCTTCGCCTACTCCAAGGGCATTACTTCCAGCCGCGAGATACAGTGGTGCTGCGAGACCAACATCCTGTTCAAGGCTCTGTCCTGCGACAGCGTGCCCCACTTCACCACCATCGCGCATTTTGTCAGTACCCATACCGATGAGATCGAAGCCCTGTTCGAACAGATTCTGCTGGTCTGCCACCAACAGGGGCTGCTGGGCAATGAACTGTTTGCCATCGACGGCTGCAAGATGCCCTCCAATGCCGCCAAGGAGTGGTCCGGCACATTCAAGGAACTTGAGGAGAAGCGTGACAAGATCCGGCGTCGCATCCGCCATCAGTTAACCGAGCACCGGCGCCTGGACAAGCAGGATCCGGACAACCAGGCCCGGGTTGAGCGTTCGAAACAGACCCTGGAAACGCTCGATAAGGCCTGCGACCGCATCGACCGCTTCCTAAAGCAGGCGGCCCCAAGGATGGGACAAGGTCGCCGGCGCAAGGAAGTGAAGAGTAATATCACCGACAATGAAAGTGCCAAGATGACCACCAGCAAGGGCACGATCCAGGGGTATAACGGGGTTGCAACGGTCGACGGCAAGCATCAGGTCATTGTGGACGCCCAGGCTTTTGGGGAAGGCCAGGAACACCATACCCTACAACCGGTTATCGAGGCAGTCCGGGGACGCCTCAAGAAACTCAAGATCAACAGGAACCTCAGCAAGACCGGCACGGTAATCACTGCTGATACTGGCTTTGCCAATGAAGCCAACATGAAATACCTGAAGGATAACGGCCTCAATGCCTATATCCCGGACAACCAGTTCCGCAGCCGCGATCCCCGCTTTGCGGATCACAAAAACAAGTACGGCAAGAAGCCGGCAGTAACCGGCAAGCCCTGGGGCGGAGACAAGAAGAAGGCCGTTATCCCCGGCAGTGAGTTTACCTTTGATGCCAAGGCGCTGGTCTGCATCTGCCCCCAGGGAGAGACGCTCAGCTATAACGGAACCCGCACCAATGCCCAGGGTGACAAAGTGGCTTACTTCGAGGGACGCTTATTACAATGCCGACACTGTCCGAGGAAGAAGGCTTGTATGCACAACCCGGAATCCGCTGACCACCGAAAGGGGCATGGCAGGCAGGTGTCCTTTGTCCTAAAGCAAGCCGGCAAGCGGGAGTCCAGCACCCCGTATACCGACTGGATGAAGGCCAGGGTTGATAGTGAGCAAGGTAAGGAAATTTATGGGCACCGGATGTCGGTGGTGGAGCCGGTGTTTGGTAATATCGGAACCAACAAGGGTTTGAATCGGATCAGTCTGCGAGGCAAACGCAAGGCGCAGGGGCAATGGCGCTTGTATTGCATGGTTCACAATATTGAGAAGTTGATGAATTACGGGAAGCTGGCGGCATCACCGTGA